In Polynucleobacter sp. MWH-S4W17, a genomic segment contains:
- the sdhC gene encoding succinate dehydrogenase, cytochrome b556 subunit, with translation MVDSQQNVKKDRPVYRNIGLAQLIKYRLPWAGKVSILHRISGAAMFLLLPFILYLFDQSLASELSYQKFQAFTGNILVKIICLGLIWSFLHHFCAGIRYLLLDLEIGVEKSEANRSAIFVLFLGLALTAVVGLKLFGVY, from the coding sequence ATGGTTGATTCACAGCAAAATGTAAAAAAAGATAGACCGGTTTACCGAAATATTGGTCTTGCCCAGTTGATTAAATACCGCCTTCCTTGGGCCGGTAAAGTGTCAATTCTTCATCGCATTAGCGGGGCAGCGATGTTCCTCTTGTTGCCATTTATTTTGTATCTCTTCGACCAGAGCCTCGCTTCTGAGTTGAGTTATCAAAAATTCCAAGCTTTCACCGGCAACATTTTGGTCAAGATTATTTGCCTTGGCTTGATTTGGTCTTTCTTGCACCACTTCTGTGCTGGTATTCGCTATCTCTTACTTGACTTAGAAATCGGCGTTGAGAAGTCTGAAGCAAATCGTTCGGCCATTTTTGTTTTGTTCCTCGGCTTGGCTTTGACTGCTGTAGTGGGTCTCAAATTATTCGGCGTGTACTAA
- a CDS encoding malate dehydrogenase — translation MAKAPMRVAVTGAAGQIGYSLLFRIANGDLLGKDQPVILQLLEIPDEKAQKALTGVMMELEDCAFPLLAGMTAHSDPMTAFKDIDVALLVGARPRGPGMERKDLLSANAQIFTAQGKALNAVAKKTVKVLVVGNPANTNAYIAMKSAPDIPAKNFTAMLRLDHNRALSQLASKLNKPVADIEKLVVWGNHSPTMYPDYRFATIDGKSVKDSINDAAWNKDVFIPTVGKRGAAIIEARGLSSAASAANAAIDHIHDWVLGTNGKWVTMGIPSKGEYDIPAEVIYGFPVVCENGEYKMIEGLEIDAFSRERMTHTLNELLEEQAGVKHLLS, via the coding sequence ATGGCAAAAGCCCCAATGCGTGTCGCTGTAACCGGTGCAGCCGGTCAAATCGGATATTCCCTTCTATTCCGCATCGCCAATGGCGACCTGCTGGGCAAAGATCAGCCCGTCATCCTGCAATTGCTTGAGATTCCTGATGAAAAAGCTCAAAAAGCCTTAACTGGCGTGATGATGGAGTTAGAAGACTGTGCATTCCCGCTATTGGCAGGCATGACAGCCCACTCTGACCCAATGACTGCCTTTAAAGATATCGACGTTGCTCTTTTGGTTGGCGCACGCCCACGTGGCCCTGGCATGGAGCGTAAAGACTTGCTCTCCGCTAATGCACAAATTTTCACAGCTCAAGGCAAAGCATTAAATGCAGTTGCTAAGAAGACTGTAAAAGTGTTGGTTGTTGGTAACCCAGCAAATACCAATGCGTACATCGCCATGAAATCTGCTCCAGATATTCCTGCCAAGAATTTCACAGCCATGTTGCGCTTGGATCACAACCGTGCCCTCTCACAATTGGCTAGCAAGTTGAACAAGCCAGTAGCTGATATTGAGAAATTAGTTGTATGGGGCAACCACAGCCCAACAATGTATCCAGACTATCGCTTTGCAACGATCGATGGCAAGTCAGTCAAAGACTCTATCAACGATGCAGCTTGGAACAAAGATGTATTTATTCCTACGGTTGGTAAGCGTGGCGCAGCCATCATTGAAGCGCGTGGCCTGTCTTCTGCAGCTTCTGCAGCCAATGCGGCGATTGATCACATTCATGATTGGGTTCTCGGTACTAACGGTAAGTGGGTAACGATGGGTATTCCTTCTAAAGGCGAATACGACATTCCTGCTGAAGTGATTTATGGCTTCCCAGTGGTTTGCGAAAACGGCGAATACAAAATGATCGAAGGTTTAGAGATCGATGCATTCTCCCGTGAGCGCATGACCCACACCTTGAATGAGTTACTCGAAGAGCAGGCTGGCGTTAAGCACTTGCTCTCATAA
- a CDS encoding DUF2863 family protein encodes MAVHRTKASQRNSPEVEKMVADAISLAASGSQIEDRFWEERLNVRLMRLLKSQNQNVIDAALDQTFRINTVAFEVLADIAETLAESLRVEHEGQEWDVLLLAMPIVAHTRYQIPSGPLPVNIIESTAQALHSAIASTDTRIAIVPWLYSIDQMPHSHCQTRVLTEALATAAISGKDVKLELRNMSETIAVLADPRFIIAALSAPSGSPIFRWQAEPPARQERGVSLIGWQTAMQEPIASLLPGCEFELLLPEAYFTNCRLADKHVRPLSIRAAVNFLESTLGILPTGLSCVVGAFGEEQADEYRISFSVKGSSEVMYGVIWPLYDRESVASDALNDLSDDESPIKKICDALHDAGVEDVFRHAMLFDPELCDDCGAPLFPDRSGEAVHAEMPDDAPSQQPLFH; translated from the coding sequence ATGGCCGTGCATCGCACTAAAGCATCGCAACGGAATTCTCCAGAAGTGGAGAAGATGGTGGCTGACGCTATTTCTTTGGCCGCATCTGGCAGTCAAATCGAGGATCGCTTCTGGGAAGAGCGCCTGAACGTACGCTTAATGCGCTTGCTCAAAAGTCAAAATCAAAACGTGATTGATGCCGCCCTAGATCAAACCTTCCGTATCAATACAGTAGCCTTTGAAGTACTTGCCGACATTGCAGAAACCTTGGCTGAGTCATTGAGGGTTGAGCATGAAGGGCAGGAGTGGGATGTATTGTTACTAGCAATGCCTATCGTTGCGCATACTCGTTATCAGATTCCATCCGGGCCATTACCTGTCAATATTATTGAGTCAACTGCTCAGGCCCTACATAGCGCTATTGCCTCAACTGACACGCGCATTGCTATTGTTCCTTGGCTTTACAGCATTGATCAAATGCCGCATTCCCATTGTCAAACGCGCGTGCTGACAGAAGCATTGGCAACCGCGGCAATCTCCGGAAAAGATGTCAAGCTTGAGTTGCGTAACATGTCGGAAACGATTGCCGTATTAGCGGATCCACGCTTTATTATTGCCGCCTTAAGTGCGCCGAGCGGCTCTCCCATTTTCCGCTGGCAGGCAGAACCACCGGCTCGCCAAGAGCGTGGCGTGAGTTTGATTGGTTGGCAAACTGCTATGCAGGAGCCGATAGCATCTCTACTCCCTGGTTGTGAATTTGAGCTGCTCTTACCGGAGGCTTATTTCACAAACTGCCGTTTGGCTGATAAGCACGTGCGACCTTTGAGTATTCGTGCAGCAGTCAATTTCTTAGAGAGCACTCTCGGGATATTGCCTACTGGCTTATCGTGTGTGGTCGGCGCCTTTGGAGAAGAGCAGGCGGATGAGTATCGAATATCGTTCAGTGTAAAAGGTTCATCCGAAGTAATGTATGGAGTGATCTGGCCTCTGTATGACAGAGAAAGCGTGGCAAGCGACGCCTTAAACGACCTGTCAGATGATGAGAGTCCCATTAAAAAGATTTGTGATGCCTTGCATGATGCAGGAGTGGAGGATGTATTCCGACATGCAATGCTATTCGATCCAGAACTCTGTGATGACTGTGGAGCACCTTTATTCCCAGATCGCTCAGGCGAAGCAGTACATGCTGAAATGCCAGACGATGCACCATCACAGCAACCTTTGTTTCACTAG
- the sdhD gene encoding succinate dehydrogenase, hydrophobic membrane anchor protein, whose translation MPIYQIGPKRLVVGAHYGLKEWIIQRVTAIVMVVFTIVLLVDYCITGSATYEGWSALFSNQFMKLLTLLAFISLFYHAWIGIRDIWMDYIKPVSIRLTLQVLTVLYLVACAAYAVQILWKV comes from the coding sequence ATGCCTATTTATCAAATTGGACCAAAGCGCTTAGTTGTAGGTGCGCACTACGGCCTTAAAGAATGGATCATCCAGCGCGTTACTGCGATAGTGATGGTGGTATTTACGATTGTTTTGTTAGTGGACTATTGCATCACTGGCAGCGCTACTTATGAAGGTTGGTCTGCTTTATTTAGCAACCAATTCATGAAGTTATTGACGCTCTTAGCATTTATCAGCTTGTTCTACCACGCTTGGATTGGTATCCGCGATATCTGGATGGATTACATCAAGCCCGTCAGCATTCGTTTAACACTTCAAGTGTTAACTGTTCTGTATCTCGTAGCCTGTGCGGCCTATGCCGTGCAAATTTTGTGGAAAGTGTAA
- a CDS encoding GntR family transcriptional regulator — MSDVNLPVASFSPLYEQIKAMILASLQASEWLPGMAIPSEMELAARYAVSQGTVRKAIDELAAQNLLVRRQGKGTFVATHQEDDWQYRFLRLAPDSGEKFHLTNQFLTCEKVEATTYVANLLKLKAGDPIIHIDRVQSFAGKPIVFEEIFLPGARFKGLDLEVLNAWHGPVYAFYEGHYATHMVRAEEKIKAVAADEMLAKHLHLEEGAPLLSVERVAFTYGNKPVEIRHARYDTSKQHYENKLN; from the coding sequence TTGTCTGATGTAAATTTGCCTGTTGCCTCATTTAGCCCTCTGTACGAACAGATCAAGGCGATGATTTTGGCTAGTTTGCAAGCCTCGGAATGGCTGCCAGGAATGGCCATTCCCAGTGAGATGGAGCTTGCAGCCCGTTATGCCGTCAGTCAGGGTACCGTTCGCAAGGCTATTGACGAGCTTGCGGCCCAAAATCTATTAGTTCGACGGCAGGGTAAGGGCACCTTTGTCGCGACCCATCAAGAGGATGATTGGCAGTACCGTTTTTTACGTTTAGCCCCGGATTCTGGTGAGAAATTTCACCTGACCAACCAGTTTTTGACCTGTGAAAAGGTCGAGGCTACGACTTATGTGGCTAATTTGCTCAAATTAAAGGCAGGGGACCCCATTATTCATATTGATCGGGTTCAGAGCTTTGCAGGCAAACCTATTGTTTTTGAAGAGATTTTTCTGCCTGGAGCCCGTTTTAAGGGTCTGGACCTTGAAGTGCTTAATGCTTGGCATGGTCCCGTCTACGCATTTTATGAGGGGCATTACGCCACCCATATGGTGCGTGCAGAAGAAAAAATTAAGGCTGTAGCTGCTGATGAAATGCTGGCAAAACATCTGCATCTGGAAGAGGGTGCGCCACTCCTTTCTGTAGAACGGGTGGCTTTCACCTACGGGAATAAACCAGTAGAAATTCGTCACGCTAGATACGACACTTCAAAGCAGCATTACGAAAACAAATTGAACTAA